Proteins from one Malaya genurostris strain Urasoe2022 chromosome 2, Malgen_1.1, whole genome shotgun sequence genomic window:
- the LOC131431441 gene encoding probable cytochrome P450 6a23 yields MEYLDAIITVVMLCLAIYLYFDRKHNYWADRKVPFLKPQFFYGNAKTMGRTESFADLFRRFYIELKELGPFGGIYLFTRPIAVVTDLDLVQNIFVKDFHDFHDRGVYYNEKYDPLSAHMFNIAGSKWKSLRHKLSPTFTSGKMKMMFPTIVAAGEQFNDFLQTKAKQQSELELKDLLARYTTDVIGMCAFGIECNSMKDPNAQFRVMGKKIFSRSRSRISGLLITIAPNLAQKLGISNIDPDVSEFFLNVVRETIDYRIKNNIQRNDFMDLLIRMNSADDTKSGDGLLSFYEIAAQAFVFYAAGFETSSTLLTWTLYELALNQDIQQKGRQHVLDILNKHNNEMTYESLMDMKYLDQILNESLRKHPPVPVHFRVATKDYQVPNTETIIEAGTRIFIPVYGIHRDPEIYPDPERFDPERFSANSEQNRHPYAWTPFGEGPRICVGLRFGMMQARIGLAYLLKNFRFSIGEKCKVPLELDLKGFVLAPKGGLWLKVEKI; encoded by the exons ATGGAATATTTGGACGCGATCATCACCGTGGTGATGTTGTGCCTGGCCATTTATCTTTATTTCGATCGGAAGCATAACTATTGGGCGGATCGTAAAGTGCCATTCCTGAAGCCACAATTTTTCTACGGCAATGCAAAAACCATGGGACGAACTGAATCATTTGCCGATCTATTCCGACgattttacattgaattgaaggAATTGGGACCATTCGGAGGAATTTATCTGTTCACTAGGCCGATTGCCGTGGTTACGGATTTGGATCTAGTtcagaatatttttgtgaaggatTTCCACGATTTTCATGATCGTGGAGTTTACTATAATGAAAAATACGATCCTCTGTCGGCTCACATGTTCAACATTGCAGGCAGCAAATGGAAGTCACTAAGGCACAAACTATCGCCGACGTTCACTTCCGGAAAGATGAAAATGATGTTTCCCACGATTGTGGCAGCCGGTGAGCAGTTTAATGATTTTCTGCAGACTAAAGCCAAACAGCAAAGTGAactggaactgaaagatttgctGGCTCGGTATACGACGGACGTTATTGGAATGTGTGCATTCGGCATCGAATGCAATTCGATGAAGGATCCAAACGCACAGTTTCGAGTGATGGGgaagaaaatattttcgcgatccCGTAGTAGAATCAGTGGGCTTCTGATTACCATCGCTCCGAATTTAGCGCAAAAACTAGGAATCAGTAATATTGATCCGGATGTGTCCGAATTCTTTTTAAATGTGGTTCGCGAAACGATCGATTATCGAATTAAGAATAACATACAGAGAAATGATTTTATGGATTTACTGATACGGATGAATTCCGCAGATGACACTAAAAGTGGTGATGGTCTGCTTTCCTTCTACGAAATTGCAGCTCAGGCGTTTGTATTCTATGCCGCTGGATTTGAAACTAGCTCTACATTGCTGACTTGGACACTGTATGAGCTTGCATTGAATCAGGATATTCAGCAAAAAGGACGGCAACATGTGCTGGACATTTTAAATAAGCATAATAACGAAATGACATATGAGTCTCTCATGGACATGAAATATTTAGATCAAATTCTGAACG AGTCCCTTCGCAAACATCCACCCGTCCCCGTTCATTTCCGAGTGGCGACTAAGGACTATCAGGTTCCCAACACGGAAACCATAATTGAAGCAGGAACACGCATATTTATACCTGTTTATGGAATTCATCGCGATCCGGAAATATATCCCGATCCTGAACGATTCGATCCGGAACGGTTCAGTGCAAACAGTGAACAGAATCGACACCCGTACGCCTGGACGCCGTTTGGTGAAGGACCGCGAATCTGCGTCGGACTGCGGTTTGGAATGATGCAAGCTCGGATTGGACTGGcgtatttgttgaaaaattttagattttctaTTGGAGAAAAGTGCAAAGTTCCGTTGGAGCTCGATTTAAAAGGTTTCGTTCTTGCACCGAAAGGAGGTTTGTGGTTGAAGGTGGAGAAAATTTAA